CTTGGTCTCGATCACCGCGTCCCGAGGCGCGGCCAGGATCGCCCCGGCCAGGTCGCGTACCGCGTCCTGGAGCTGATCCGTCGGCACCGCGACATTCGCCAGCCCCGTGCTCACGGCCTCCTCGGCCAGGACGAATCGCCCGGTCGCGCAGATCTCCAGCGCCCGGGCGTACCCGACCAGCCCCACGAGCGGATGCGTGCCCGTCAGGTCCGGTACCAGCCCCAGGCTGGTCTCGCGCATGGCGAACTGCACGTCGTCGGCGACGACGCGCAGGTCGCAGGCGAGCGCGAGCTGGAAGCCCGCCCCGATGGCATGCCCTTGCACCGCGACGATGGACACGATGTCGCTCCGTCGCCACCAGGTGAAACCCTCCTGGTATTCGGCGATGGTGGCGTCCAGTTCGGCGTCGCTGCCACGCGCGAGGTCGATGAACGACGGCTCGCCGTCGAAGCCCTCGGGCGTGAACGCCTGCCGGTCGAGTCCGGCGGAGAAGGACTTGCCCTCGGCACGCAGCACGACGACCCGGACCGACCCCGGAAGGAGCCGCCCGGCTTCGGCCAACGCCCGCCACAGAGCGGGG
The nucleotide sequence above comes from Streptomyces sp. NL15-2K. Encoded proteins:
- a CDS encoding enoyl-CoA hydratase/isomerase family protein yields the protein MASPDQDVVPEAPVPEVPVLDKDGVRLTVDDAIATVTLTNPAKRNAQSPALWRALAEAGRLLPGSVRVVVLRAEGKSFSAGLDRQAFTPEGFDGEPSFIDLARGSDAELDATIAEYQEGFTWWRRSDIVSIVAVQGHAIGAGFQLALACDLRVVADDVQFAMRETSLGLVPDLTGTHPLVGLVGYARALEICATGRFVLAEEAVSTGLANVAVPTDQLQDAVRDLAGAILAAPRDAVIETKALLRGAQDRDYEAQRIAERAAQARRLRDLAGVGE